GCTTCGGAAAGAAGCACGGGTCGGGGTTCGCGCCTGAACCGTCCTACGGGTTGAGCCAAGGGGCCAGACACCGAAGCGAGGGGCCAGGTAGAGGCCATTGGGAGACCGGGACTCTATTGGACCGGGGCGGAATCGCATGCTGGATTTTCTTCTCGATCTGGACGAGCGCTTATTTGTCCTGCTGAATTCCCATCTCCATTGTTCCTTCCTCGATCACCTAATGCCGTTTGCGACCCGGTTGCAAAACTGGACCCTGCCCCTGGGCATCCTCTTTGTGGGTCTCCTCGCCTTCGGCCGTCGGCAGGGGCGATGGGCCGTGGCACTGGCCCTCCTTGCCGTCGCCGCCTCAGACCAGATAAGCAGCCACCTCCTGAAGAACCTGGTGGGACGCACACGGCCATGCCACGTCGTGGAACCCATAAGGCTCCTGGTAGCCTGTAGCGGCTCCTTCTCTTTTCCCTCCTCCCACGCCGCGAACATGGCAGCGGCCGCCACGGTCTTCGCTTTGATCTACCCGCACCTTACGGTGCCATGGTTTTTTTTCGCCCTGATGATTGGTTACTCGAGGATCTACGTTGGGGTGCATTACCCGCTCGACGTCTTCGGGGGCTGGATGGTCGGTTGGACTATCGGGTGGGCCGTGGTAAGAGCGTGGCGCGAAGCTCGGAGCCACCGACCCTGGCTACGAAGGTCTAGTACTCCCCCTTGAGCTTCTACCCCCTGCCTTTCAGACGAACAGATCGCGCTCGCCCATCCGGATCCGCTGCAGGTACTCTTCCGTGCGGGCCCGCAGCTTTGAATTGGGCAGTGAGTCGAGCTGTTGACGGATTGCTCGCCAGCCTACTTCCCGCGTTCGCTCGGAGGCATAGTCCTCGAGGTACTCTGCGAAGGTAAGAATCGCGTTGGGGGCGCAAAATTGCTGGATCAGCCCCGGCTTCGCCAGATCCATGAAATCCTGGCCCGTCCTTCCGAGCCGGTAACAGGCTGTGCAGAAG
The window above is part of the candidate division KSB1 bacterium genome. Proteins encoded here:
- a CDS encoding phosphatase PAP2 family protein, with amino-acid sequence MLDFLLDLDERLFVLLNSHLHCSFLDHLMPFATRLQNWTLPLGILFVGLLAFGRRQGRWAVALALLAVAASDQISSHLLKNLVGRTRPCHVVEPIRLLVACSGSFSFPSSHAANMAAAATVFALIYPHLTVPWFFFALMIGYSRIYVGVHYPLDVFGGWMVGWTIGWAVVRAWREARSHRPWLRRSSTPP